A single genomic interval of uncultured Pseudodesulfovibrio sp. harbors:
- the miaB gene encoding tRNA (N6-isopentenyl adenosine(37)-C2)-methylthiotransferase MiaB, whose protein sequence is MKFHITTFGCQMNVHDSDWLTRALESRGWEQADEGEAQVYILNTCSVRDKPEQKVYSELGRIAAHLKRDENIFAAVGGCVAQQVGRGFFERFPFVKLVFGSDGIAGAPNALERIAEGGDDRVALLDFVSIYEERETSEERTVSLPETRQAFVNIMQGCDNFCSYCIVPYTRGRQKSRLPDVVVEECRALVASGIREITLLGQNVNSFGQDKGGVGVSFADLLYRVAEIDGLHRLRFTTSHPKDIAPEVIRAFGELENLCPSLHLPLQSGSDAVLKAMRRKYTQERYLSIVEGLKQARPDIALTTDLIVGFPGETEADFQETLDMVERVGYESSFSFKYSDRPGVAAVNMEPKVSPEEASERLMRLQTLQNNITKKCLENLVGLETVAFIEGMSRKQNGEETFWKGRDPAGRIVNVAMPESDGLVGMMVPVRIIEAKKHSLMGERIGIPW, encoded by the coding sequence ATGAAATTTCATATCACCACTTTTGGGTGCCAGATGAATGTTCACGATTCGGACTGGCTGACCCGTGCTCTGGAAAGCCGCGGATGGGAACAGGCAGACGAGGGAGAAGCTCAGGTATACATACTCAATACATGCAGTGTTCGCGATAAGCCTGAGCAGAAGGTTTACAGTGAGCTTGGGCGGATTGCCGCACATCTCAAGCGGGATGAGAACATTTTTGCCGCTGTCGGAGGCTGTGTCGCGCAGCAGGTCGGCCGTGGATTTTTCGAGCGTTTTCCCTTTGTGAAACTGGTTTTCGGTTCCGATGGAATCGCCGGTGCTCCCAATGCGCTTGAGCGTATTGCCGAAGGTGGAGACGATCGGGTCGCATTGCTTGATTTTGTCTCCATCTACGAAGAGCGTGAAACATCCGAAGAGCGCACTGTTTCGCTGCCGGAAACCCGGCAGGCCTTTGTCAACATCATGCAGGGATGCGACAACTTCTGTTCCTACTGCATTGTGCCGTATACTCGTGGACGCCAGAAGTCGCGTCTTCCTGATGTCGTCGTCGAGGAGTGTCGTGCGCTCGTTGCATCCGGCATTCGCGAGATCACTCTGCTTGGGCAGAACGTCAACAGTTTTGGGCAGGACAAGGGGGGCGTCGGCGTCAGTTTTGCCGACTTGCTGTACCGGGTTGCCGAAATCGACGGACTGCATCGTCTGCGATTCACCACTTCCCACCCCAAGGATATAGCGCCGGAAGTCATCCGTGCTTTCGGTGAACTTGAGAATCTCTGCCCATCGTTGCATCTGCCGTTGCAGTCCGGTTCGGATGCAGTGCTCAAGGCCATGCGAAGAAAGTATACTCAGGAGCGTTATCTTTCCATTGTCGAAGGCCTGAAACAAGCCCGTCCCGACATCGCGTTGACAACCGATCTGATCGTCGGTTTTCCCGGTGAGACAGAAGCTGATTTTCAGGAAACACTCGATATGGTTGAGCGTGTCGGCTATGAATCGAGTTTTTCCTTCAAGTATTCCGACCGTCCCGGAGTGGCAGCCGTGAACATGGAGCCGAAGGTCTCCCCGGAAGAAGCGTCGGAGCGGCTGATGCGCTTGCAGACTTTGCAAAATAATATTACTAAAAAATGTCTAGAAAATTTGGTGGGTCTTGAAACTGTCGCTTTTATCGAAGGGATGAGCCGTAAACAGAACGGTGAAGAGACTTTCTGGAAAGGGCGTGACCCGGCAGGACGTATCGTGAATGTCGCCATGCCTGAAAGCGACGGACTGGTCGGCATGATGGTGCCGGTAAGGATTATCGAAGCCAAGAAACACTCGCTTATGGGCGAAAGGATCGGCATTCCATGGTAG
- a CDS encoding histidinol phosphate phosphatase domain-containing protein yields the protein MIDLHTHTVFSDGELIPAELVRRAEVIGYKGICMTDHADESTLYHAVENILRFVKKHGYFYDINVLAGVELTHIPPALIGEMVEKAREAGAQIVVMHGETPVEPVAPGTNLAAIEAGVDVLAHPGMITDQEVQLAVEKGVALEITTRGGHSYTNGHVAALARKHGAKLVVNNDAHAPKDLVSKEMRKTIALGAGLTLDEYRQTEANAWEIVQRCMK from the coding sequence ATGATCGACCTGCATACCCACACGGTTTTCAGTGACGGGGAGCTTATCCCCGCAGAACTCGTCCGCAGGGCCGAGGTTATCGGTTACAAAGGCATTTGCATGACCGATCATGCGGATGAAAGCACTCTGTATCATGCTGTTGAAAATATTCTCCGTTTCGTCAAGAAACATGGATATTTTTACGATATCAACGTGTTGGCCGGTGTCGAGCTGACGCACATCCCGCCTGCTCTTATCGGAGAAATGGTCGAAAAGGCACGGGAAGCCGGTGCACAGATTGTTGTCATGCATGGTGAAACTCCGGTGGAGCCTGTGGCACCCGGAACCAACTTGGCGGCTATTGAGGCCGGTGTCGATGTGTTGGCCCATCCCGGCATGATTACGGATCAGGAAGTGCAACTCGCCGTGGAAAAAGGGGTTGCCCTCGAAATAACCACACGAGGTGGTCATAGTTACACCAATGGACACGTTGCGGCTCTCGCCCGGAAGCATGGGGCAAAGCTTGTCGTGAATAATGATGCACACGCACCGAAGGATCTGGTCAGCAAGGAAATGCGAAAGACTATCGCCCTGGGGGCAGGGCTTACTCTTGATGAATATCGTCAAACCGAGGCGAACGCCTGGGAGATCGTGCAGCGATGCATGAAATAG
- a CDS encoding carbohydrate kinase family protein: MQIYISGSLAFDRIMTFPDKFANHILPDKIHILNVCFLVDGLDERFGGTGGNIAYSLSLLGEKSVLLSQVGKDFSSYDAWLQEHGISIAGIRTIEQEFTAGAYITTDKSDNQITGFNPGAMKYPCQFDMTKIDSADALGIISPGNFDDMIAHPKYYRENGIPFIFDPGQQIPVFSGEQLLEAFDGAEILITNDYELEMIKNSTGLSKEEIVDRVAYLITTLGENGCAVNCKGEETLVSAVPVSAVVDPTGAGDAFRSGLLKGLSMGKTVVEAAKLGSVCGAYAVECNGTQEHCFTLEEFTKRFEASFGPME, encoded by the coding sequence ATGCAGATTTATATTTCCGGTTCCCTTGCTTTTGATCGTATCATGACGTTCCCTGACAAATTCGCCAACCATATCCTTCCCGACAAGATTCATATCCTCAATGTCTGCTTTCTTGTGGACGGATTGGATGAACGTTTTGGCGGGACCGGTGGAAACATTGCATACAGCCTTTCCCTGTTGGGCGAAAAGTCCGTCCTCCTCAGTCAGGTCGGCAAGGACTTTTCCTCGTATGATGCATGGCTTCAGGAACACGGCATCTCCATCGCCGGTATCCGGACCATTGAACAGGAATTCACCGCCGGTGCGTATATCACCACGGACAAGTCGGACAACCAGATTACCGGGTTCAATCCCGGTGCCATGAAATATCCCTGTCAGTTTGACATGACCAAGATTGATTCCGCGGACGCTCTCGGCATCATTTCTCCCGGTAATTTTGATGACATGATTGCTCATCCGAAGTATTATCGTGAGAACGGTATTCCGTTTATTTTCGATCCGGGTCAGCAGATTCCCGTGTTCAGTGGTGAGCAGCTTCTTGAGGCTTTTGATGGTGCGGAAATTCTGATCACCAACGATTACGAATTGGAGATGATCAAGAATTCTACTGGCTTGTCAAAGGAAGAGATCGTTGACCGTGTGGCTTACTTGATCACCACACTCGGCGAAAACGGCTGTGCCGTGAACTGCAAAGGTGAAGAAACGCTGGTTTCCGCGGTTCCTGTTTCCGCTGTTGTCGATCCCACTGGCGCAGGCGATGCATTCCGTTCCGGCCTGCTCAAGGGACTGTCCATGGGCAAAACCGTTGTGGAAGCCGCCAAGCTCGGGTCTGTCTGTGGTGCGTATGCAGTCGAGTGCAACGGCACGCAGGAACATTGCTTCACCTTGGAAGAGTTTACCAAACGTTTCGAGGCGAGTTTCGGACCCATGGAATAA
- a CDS encoding adenylyl-sulfate kinase yields the protein MKMSGQGWAIWFVGLPGSGKTTLARGVYEYLQVQGHDVTLLQMDKRRKIYFPSPEYTVQERERAYALFVDEAADLTRQGKAVLMDGSAYRVEMRQYARQSIACFAEIFVQCELGEAMRREAARPKGEIVADMYAKALQRQKTGEQFEGLGDVIGVDIEFEVDPRAELIIDNTLLTKEETLRKALHFLDTWLHSD from the coding sequence ATGAAGATGTCCGGTCAGGGTTGGGCAATATGGTTTGTCGGCCTGCCGGGGAGCGGCAAGACAACGTTGGCTCGCGGTGTGTATGAGTATCTTCAAGTGCAGGGGCATGATGTTACTCTGCTGCAAATGGATAAGCGCAGGAAGATCTACTTCCCGTCTCCTGAATACACTGTTCAGGAGCGAGAGCGGGCCTATGCACTGTTTGTGGACGAGGCCGCTGATTTGACGCGGCAGGGCAAGGCGGTTCTCATGGATGGGTCGGCCTATCGGGTCGAGATGAGACAGTATGCCAGACAGTCTATTGCATGCTTTGCAGAAATTTTTGTTCAGTGTGAGCTTGGTGAGGCCATGCGTAGAGAGGCGGCTCGCCCCAAAGGGGAGATTGTCGCCGATATGTATGCCAAGGCCTTGCAGAGACAGAAGACCGGAGAACAGTTTGAAGGGCTGGGGGATGTCATCGGCGTGGATATTGAATTTGAAGTCGACCCACGCGCTGAGCTGATTATTGACAATACGCTTCTCACCAAAGAGGAAACCCTGAGAAAAGCATTGCACTTTCTGGACACTTGGCTTCACAGTGATTAA
- the cutA gene encoding divalent-cation tolerance protein CutA, with amino-acid sequence MSELFVYMTCSSKEEARDIGTVLVERRLAACVNIIDSMHSMYWWNGKVETAEEVVLIAKTRDGLLAELTEAVKVMHSYEVPCVVALPITGGNPEFLGWIREETAKYRGN; translated from the coding sequence ATGTCTGAACTGTTTGTTTACATGACGTGCTCGTCGAAAGAGGAAGCTCGAGACATCGGGACGGTGCTGGTTGAACGCCGTTTGGCTGCCTGCGTCAATATCATTGATAGCATGCATTCAATGTATTGGTGGAACGGCAAGGTTGAGACAGCCGAAGAAGTGGTACTCATTGCAAAGACCCGTGACGGACTTCTCGCGGAACTGACTGAGGCGGTGAAGGTCATGCACAGTTACGAGGTGCCGTGTGTCGTCGCTTTGCCCATTACGGGCGGAAATCCTGAATTTCTGGGCTGGATTCGGGAAGAAACCGCTAAATATCGAGGTAATTGA
- a CDS encoding protein tolB: MKRILTACVCSILTLFVFSTAFAAGPLTVDIHGPGQRMVNIILLPPKGLAGTQIPDAPAKAFEELVANNLSYIPFLKLIPVSEMLGGDPSTGVTGKDINFKPMQLSRVDLCMTTGWNGNYIEARVYETFSGRRVVGKSYKDVSEMTLSQAADRFCSAFLEALTGKKGFFDSPIAFVRQTGKDKEIFTVLPQGRDLRQITRLGGFNLSPSWSSDGSKIAFTHIGKTRHELGIYDSKTKKITLKTKGLGQTVISPVFAPGDRLIVALNRNGATNIYQLDSQFRPGRTLARSSYIEVSPSFDRTGNKMVFTSGRAGNPHIYLMDMKSGDVRRVTLTGKYNTHPCLSPNGRYVAYTHRTSNGHRIYLHDLETGREKQLTFGPGSDEYPAFGPDGYFVAFASSRSGEYKLYLTTRHGDAPRKISTGKGQAFAPAWDTTLQW; encoded by the coding sequence ATGAAACGTATTCTGACAGCATGTGTTTGCAGCATTCTCACTCTTTTTGTCTTTTCGACGGCTTTTGCGGCCGGTCCCCTTACCGTGGATATCCATGGGCCGGGACAGCGCATGGTCAACATCATTCTGCTGCCGCCCAAGGGCTTGGCAGGGACACAGATTCCCGATGCTCCTGCCAAGGCATTTGAGGAGTTGGTTGCCAATAATCTGAGTTATATTCCGTTCTTGAAATTGATTCCAGTCTCGGAAATGCTTGGTGGCGATCCGAGTACCGGGGTGACCGGCAAGGATATCAATTTCAAGCCGATGCAGCTTTCGCGTGTGGATTTGTGCATGACGACTGGCTGGAACGGCAACTATATTGAGGCCCGCGTTTACGAGACATTCAGCGGACGCCGTGTTGTGGGCAAGTCCTACAAGGATGTCAGCGAAATGACGCTTTCTCAGGCTGCCGATCGTTTTTGCTCGGCATTCCTTGAGGCCCTTACCGGCAAGAAGGGCTTTTTTGATTCGCCTATCGCTTTTGTACGACAGACTGGAAAAGACAAGGAAATTTTCACGGTTCTGCCGCAGGGAAGGGATTTGCGACAGATCACTCGCCTTGGAGGATTCAACCTGAGTCCTTCATGGTCGTCTGATGGATCGAAGATTGCCTTTACCCACATTGGAAAGACGCGGCATGAGCTTGGAATTTATGACAGCAAGACAAAGAAAATCACGCTGAAAACCAAGGGACTTGGTCAGACTGTTATCAGTCCCGTTTTTGCGCCCGGAGATCGATTGATCGTCGCGCTCAATCGGAACGGAGCGACCAATATTTATCAGCTTGATAGCCAGTTCAGGCCGGGGCGGACATTGGCACGCAGTTCATATATCGAGGTTTCTCCGAGTTTTGACCGGACTGGAAACAAGATGGTTTTTACTTCAGGGCGTGCAGGGAATCCGCATATTTATCTGATGGATATGAAGTCTGGCGATGTTCGGCGAGTCACCCTTACCGGGAAGTACAACACGCATCCGTGCCTGAGTCCCAACGGACGGTATGTGGCTTACACGCATCGTACATCAAACGGGCATAGGATTTATCTGCACGATCTGGAAACCGGACGCGAGAAACAGCTGACGTTTGGTCCGGGAAGTGATGAATATCCGGCATTTGGACCTGATGGTTACTTTGTCGCATTTGCTTCGAGCCGTTCCGGTGAATACAAATTGTACTTGACGACGCGGCACGGTGATGCACCTCGAAAAATCTCCACTGGAAAGGGACAGGCGTTTGCTCCTGCGTGGGATACGACGCTTCAGTGGTGA
- a CDS encoding MotA/TolQ/ExbB proton channel family protein, with amino-acid sequence MNFLPDSDILTLLTGATLAVKLVMIFLGLMSLWSWTIIFFKFFTIGSARKKVMRGYDAFMEAGDLASGLKAIGSKDDSPLARVSTMAVAEFRLLEKAEVNRERKRLLVKDTLRRVLKQGITKEMRVLTRNLPFLATCANAAPFIGLFGTVWGIMHSFHSIGLAQSAALATVAPGISEALIATAIGLLVAIPATIFYNYFLGKLNEVETGLIDFAGAFLNRAEREIAWASKKDHK; translated from the coding sequence ATGAATTTTCTGCCTGACAGCGACATCCTGACCCTGCTCACGGGCGCGACTCTGGCCGTGAAGCTGGTAATGATCTTTCTCGGCCTCATGTCCCTGTGGAGCTGGACCATCATTTTCTTCAAGTTCTTCACCATCGGTTCAGCGCGCAAGAAAGTCATGCGTGGGTATGACGCCTTCATGGAAGCAGGTGACCTCGCTTCCGGGCTCAAGGCCATCGGCTCCAAGGACGATTCCCCGTTGGCACGCGTCAGCACCATGGCTGTGGCCGAATTCCGGCTGCTCGAAAAAGCCGAGGTCAACCGGGAACGCAAGCGGCTTCTGGTCAAGGACACTCTCCGCCGTGTGCTCAAGCAGGGTATCACCAAGGAGATGCGCGTCCTGACCCGCAACCTGCCGTTTCTCGCCACCTGCGCCAATGCGGCCCCGTTCATCGGGCTGTTCGGAACGGTCTGGGGCATCATGCACTCATTCCATTCCATCGGGCTGGCCCAGTCCGCAGCGCTCGCCACTGTCGCTCCCGGCATTTCCGAAGCCCTGATCGCCACGGCCATCGGCCTGCTCGTCGCCATCCCGGCAACCATTTTCTACAACTACTTTCTTGGAAAGCTGAACGAAGTCGAGACCGGCCTGATTGATTTTGCCGGTGCCTTCCTCAACCGCGCCGAACGCGAAATCGCGTGGGCTTCCAAAAAAGACCACAAGTAG
- a CDS encoding aminoglycoside phosphotransferase family protein — translation MIDLKIGNIEEYLKRAFGDDAVLLGAGDIGNLDEQGMKGFGYGKPLLIRFRVGGENKEAVLSVMKGDKYGHQFYWDRAAILMFQYETSARMEKHVRPIGLGYVDAGDRLVPVDEPKEFFILNEKLEGHDYFLDLERIRSGDFRESDTDTAREFALWLARVHSVKHDDAHLYYRRIRNLLGSSECILGLIDEAYVHPYAYCLPDVFIRIEKRLIDWRWKLKEYAHRLSAVHGDFHPWNVLVDHTGRFSVLDRSRGEWGEPGGDLATMAVNYLLWSLYEHDGLSGEYETLYRTYFQTYLEATGDAEVLEVMAPFLVFRGLVIASPEWYPDHPESVRKRLHNLMVNVLKDDVFDWENINKYMEPL, via the coding sequence ATGATCGATTTGAAGATCGGGAACATCGAGGAATATCTTAAACGAGCCTTCGGTGACGACGCGGTACTGCTCGGGGCGGGCGATATCGGCAATCTGGACGAACAAGGGATGAAGGGTTTCGGTTACGGAAAGCCCTTGCTTATTCGTTTTCGGGTTGGTGGAGAGAATAAAGAGGCCGTACTGTCCGTCATGAAGGGGGACAAGTACGGCCATCAATTTTATTGGGACCGTGCTGCCATACTGATGTTTCAGTACGAGACCTCGGCGCGTATGGAGAAGCATGTCCGCCCAATCGGTCTGGGGTATGTCGATGCCGGAGACCGGCTGGTGCCTGTGGACGAGCCTAAAGAGTTTTTCATTTTGAATGAGAAGCTTGAAGGCCATGACTATTTTCTCGATCTGGAGCGTATTCGCAGCGGTGATTTTCGTGAATCCGATACTGATACGGCTCGCGAGTTCGCTCTCTGGTTGGCGCGTGTCCATAGTGTGAAACATGATGATGCTCATTTGTATTATCGGCGGATTCGCAACCTGCTCGGGTCCAGTGAGTGCATCCTCGGGTTGATTGATGAGGCGTATGTTCATCCGTATGCCTATTGCCTGCCTGACGTTTTCATTCGAATCGAAAAACGGCTTATCGACTGGCGCTGGAAACTCAAGGAGTACGCACATCGTCTGAGTGCAGTGCACGGTGATTTCCATCCATGGAATGTGTTGGTCGATCACACAGGTCGATTTTCCGTTTTGGACCGCAGCCGGGGAGAGTGGGGCGAACCGGGCGGCGACCTCGCGACCATGGCGGTCAATTATCTGTTATGGAGTCTGTATGAGCATGATGGTTTGAGTGGGGAATACGAGACCTTGTACCGGACATACTTCCAGACGTATCTGGAAGCGACTGGTGATGCTGAAGTCCTTGAAGTCATGGCACCGTTTCTGGTCTTTCGGGGGTTGGTCATTGCCTCGCCAGAGTGGTACCCGGACCATCCTGAGAGTGTACGTAAGCGATTGCATAATCTCATGGTCAATGTCCTGAAGGATGATGTTTTCGACTGGGAAAATATCAATAAGTATATGGAGCCTCTCTGA
- a CDS encoding bifunctional nuclease family protein yields the protein MVVVEIFGLALDEKTKSPILVLKNGDQGRVLPIWIGALEAMAISMAINKTPFPRPMTHDLLLNMIHSLGGKVTGVEVTSIESGTFFAEIIVTTENETLRMDSRPSDAIALAVRAECPIAVEESVLEEAGTLFQEDSESVIKTEDSDKWLEELEKLSEEDIKYKM from the coding sequence ATGGTAGTCGTGGAGATTTTCGGATTGGCGTTGGATGAGAAAACCAAGTCACCCATTCTCGTTCTCAAGAATGGGGATCAGGGGCGTGTGTTGCCTATATGGATTGGAGCATTGGAAGCAATGGCCATTTCCATGGCGATCAACAAAACCCCTTTTCCGCGTCCCATGACGCACGACCTGCTTCTGAACATGATTCATTCTCTTGGCGGAAAAGTGACAGGAGTGGAAGTCACTTCCATTGAGTCCGGTACTTTCTTTGCCGAAATCATCGTCACAACTGAAAATGAAACGCTCCGTATGGACAGTCGTCCTTCGGACGCCATTGCGTTGGCCGTGCGGGCAGAGTGTCCCATTGCGGTCGAGGAAAGCGTGTTGGAAGAAGCCGGTACTCTGTTTCAGGAAGACAGTGAAAGCGTTATCAAGACCGAGGATTCTGACAAGTGGCTGGAAGAGCTTGAAAAGCTTTCGGAAGAAGACATAAAATACAAGATGTAG
- a CDS encoding TonB family protein: MDRPVYTVDLVSLAPPPPLAPAPVVEVPAASVPDSSVPQVEAQPDPVVEVRKAPVVEATPESEVQKISPKKVKKKTVVKKKEAPKPKEKPKPEPKPKPKKTAKQLLAEGLASAKARTEREDRKKAKALKNELAALKKREGTQVYAHGGQPGGVEGGVEGGSRGGTGSGLSEVYALIVGTAIKKNWRYPSFAGEANLLVTIEIVLDQEGKILSSKVLESSGNPEFDSSALRAIRETENVERPRTDRDRVLRINFNSQELAE; encoded by the coding sequence ATGGATCGTCCAGTTTATACGGTCGATCTTGTTTCTCTGGCTCCTCCTCCGCCTCTTGCTCCGGCTCCGGTTGTTGAGGTTCCTGCCGCGTCTGTGCCGGATTCAAGCGTGCCTCAGGTAGAGGCGCAACCGGATCCGGTTGTCGAGGTCAGGAAAGCTCCGGTTGTCGAGGCAACGCCTGAATCCGAGGTGCAGAAAATCAGCCCGAAAAAGGTTAAGAAAAAGACTGTCGTCAAGAAAAAGGAAGCCCCCAAGCCAAAAGAAAAGCCGAAACCGGAACCCAAGCCAAAGCCGAAAAAAACAGCGAAACAGCTTCTTGCGGAGGGACTTGCCTCAGCCAAGGCCAGAACGGAAAGAGAAGACAGGAAAAAGGCCAAGGCGCTCAAGAATGAGCTTGCAGCTTTGAAAAAACGCGAGGGGACGCAGGTTTATGCTCATGGCGGACAGCCGGGGGGCGTTGAAGGCGGCGTTGAGGGAGGTTCCCGAGGCGGCACCGGTTCCGGACTGTCCGAGGTGTATGCCTTGATAGTCGGAACAGCGATCAAGAAAAACTGGCGATATCCTTCATTTGCCGGTGAAGCCAATCTGTTGGTAACGATTGAGATCGTATTGGATCAGGAAGGAAAAATTTTGTCATCAAAGGTACTGGAGTCGTCGGGGAATCCCGAGTTTGACAGTTCAGCACTTCGGGCCATACGCGAAACAGAAAACGTGGAACGACCGAGAACAGACAGGGACCGTGTCCTCCGCATCAACTTCAACAGCCAGGAACTCGCAGAGTAA
- the tolR gene encoding protein TolR → MAIKTGGGFLNEINVTPFVDVMLVLLIIFMVTAPLMTQGVEVDLPTTKTVKNLPQDSEHLVLSVKKDGTLFLDEFQVGMDELEDHLKRLVAKQKKQLFLRADSEVAYGVVVHVMGEVKAAGIDRLGIVAEQDRPGPGRKEKK, encoded by the coding sequence ATGGCGATCAAGACCGGCGGCGGATTTCTCAATGAAATCAATGTCACTCCCTTTGTGGACGTGATGCTCGTCCTGCTCATCATCTTCATGGTCACGGCCCCGCTCATGACGCAGGGGGTCGAGGTCGACCTGCCGACCACCAAGACCGTGAAGAACCTGCCGCAGGATTCCGAACACCTTGTCCTTTCGGTGAAAAAGGACGGCACGTTGTTTCTGGACGAATTTCAGGTCGGCATGGACGAGCTGGAAGATCACCTGAAACGGCTGGTGGCAAAGCAGAAGAAACAGCTTTTCCTCCGGGCGGACTCGGAAGTCGCCTACGGTGTCGTGGTGCACGTCATGGGTGAAGTCAAGGCTGCGGGCATCGACCGGCTCGGCATTGTGGCCGAGCAGGACCGTCCCGGACCGGGCAGGAAAGAAAAGAAGTAA
- the nth gene encoding endonuclease III, with product MKKQDRATEIYNRLKKRYPAPTPALHWSTPWELLVATALSAQCTDERVNKVTPGYFRKWPTIADTAAADVTDIENEIRSTGFFRNKAKNLKAAAQRIMEVYEGEVPASMQELITLGGVARKTANIVLSNAFNIHEGIAVDTHVKRLAFRMGLTKNTDPTRIEKDLMPLYPNEAWGDINHCLVFFGREVCPARKPKCDICELEDICPKKGVK from the coding sequence ATGAAAAAACAGGATCGCGCAACCGAAATATACAACCGGCTTAAAAAACGCTATCCAGCGCCAACGCCGGCCCTTCACTGGAGCACTCCGTGGGAACTGCTTGTGGCTACTGCCCTATCTGCACAATGCACGGATGAGCGGGTAAACAAGGTGACCCCCGGCTACTTCCGAAAATGGCCGACCATTGCAGACACAGCAGCTGCCGATGTTACGGATATCGAAAATGAAATCCGTTCCACAGGCTTTTTTCGGAACAAGGCCAAAAACCTCAAGGCAGCGGCTCAGCGAATAATGGAAGTATACGAAGGCGAAGTCCCGGCAAGCATGCAGGAACTCATCACGCTGGGCGGGGTTGCCCGCAAGACAGCAAACATAGTGCTGTCCAATGCGTTCAATATTCATGAAGGCATTGCCGTCGACACTCACGTCAAACGACTCGCATTCCGTATGGGACTGACAAAAAACACGGATCCCACACGCATTGAAAAAGACCTCATGCCACTGTATCCCAATGAAGCATGGGGCGATATCAACCACTGTCTCGTCTTTTTCGGACGCGAGGTCTGCCCCGCGCGAAAACCGAAATGCGACATCTGTGAACTTGAAGACATCTGCCCGAAAAAGGGAGTGAAATAA
- the tgt gene encoding tRNA guanosine(34) transglycosylase Tgt, with amino-acid sequence MTKPGDFTIHATDGNARRSTLSTAHGDIQTPVFMPVGTQGTVKSLSPLDLEEMEAQIILGNTYHLYLRPGDELVARRGGLHKFANWKRPILTDSGGFQVFSLQSIRKLSEEGVEFRSYIDGSKHFFSPEKAIDIQKNLGSDIMMVLDECVGYGEDRKYTEKSLEMTTRWAQRCRDHYPKGSGDQLMFGIVQGGFFKDLRERSLEQLREIDFEGFAIGGLSVGESTDEMYDILHHIAPMMPENKPRYLMGVGTPLDLLEGVSAGVDMFDCVLPSRNARNGTLFTSMGKINIKRAEFAEDDSPLDPNCNCYTCRNFTKAYLRHLYQAKELLSYRLNTYHNLYFYLDLMKQVRAAIENGTFQELKSHYEAVYAG; translated from the coding sequence ATGACAAAACCAGGCGATTTCACAATACATGCTACCGACGGCAACGCACGTCGATCCACCCTGAGCACCGCTCATGGCGATATTCAGACACCGGTTTTCATGCCGGTCGGCACACAGGGGACCGTCAAAAGTCTCAGTCCGCTCGACTTGGAGGAGATGGAAGCCCAGATCATCCTCGGCAACACCTATCACCTCTACCTGCGTCCCGGGGATGAGCTTGTCGCCCGACGCGGTGGCCTGCACAAATTCGCCAACTGGAAACGCCCCATCCTGACCGACAGCGGCGGTTTTCAGGTTTTCAGTCTGCAATCCATTCGCAAGCTGTCCGAAGAGGGGGTTGAGTTCCGGTCATACATTGACGGCTCAAAGCACTTTTTCTCCCCGGAAAAGGCCATTGATATTCAGAAAAATCTCGGCTCGGACATCATGATGGTTCTGGACGAATGCGTCGGATACGGTGAAGACAGAAAATATACGGAAAAATCTCTTGAGATGACGACCCGATGGGCACAGCGCTGCCGCGATCACTACCCCAAAGGGTCCGGCGACCAGCTCATGTTCGGCATCGTTCAGGGTGGATTCTTCAAGGACCTCCGTGAACGCAGCCTTGAACAGCTTCGGGAAATCGATTTCGAAGGGTTTGCCATCGGCGGACTTTCCGTGGGCGAGTCAACCGACGAGATGTATGACATCCTGCATCACATCGCTCCGATGATGCCCGAGAACAAACCCCGGTACCTGATGGGTGTCGGCACTCCGCTGGATCTGCTTGAAGGCGTCTCTGCGGGCGTGGACATGTTCGACTGCGTCCTGCCCTCACGCAATGCACGCAACGGCACCCTGTTCACTTCCATGGGCAAGATCAACATCAAGCGAGCAGAATTCGCCGAAGATGACTCCCCTCTCGATCCGAACTGCAACTGCTACACCTGCCGCAATTTCACCAAGGCCTATCTGCGACACCTGTATCAGGCAAAAGAACTTCTGTCGTACCGGTTGAATACATACCACAACCTGTATTTCTACCTTGATCTGATGAAGCAAGTTCGTGCCGCCATTGAAAATGGTACATTCCAGGAGCTGAAAAGCCATTACGAAGCGGTCTACGCGGGATAG